The Bacteroidota bacterium nucleotide sequence TTCTTCGGGATTCTTTTCGGTCTACACCCTTCCCCCGAACCAGGCAACGCAGCCAAAAAGCCAGATCCGTATCAACCGGCTGAGAGAACAGACCCCGGAATACCGCAACATCAAAATGATCATCCTGAAAAAAACCAGGACGCTCTTGAACCGAATTTCCGAACGCGGGCGGGAGAATATTGACGCGGTCGGCCCGCGCGCTCGGTTTCTTTCGGTGGATGCCGGACGGAGTGTGGAGATCGCCGACGCGACCATCGACTTGACCATCACTTCCCCCCCTTTCTTGGATATCGTGAATTACTCAAACGACAACTGGCTTCGGTGCTGGTTCAACGGCATCGATGCTAAAGCGATAGAGGGACGCATCACGATGTCCAGAACTCTTGATGAATGGTCCGCAGTGATGGGGGGCGTTTTCACTGAACTCTTCCGGGTCACGAAACCCGGGGGGCACGTCGCGTTCGAAGTCGGAGAAGTGCGGAGTAAAACGGTGAAGCTTGAGGAGTATGTCATCCCGATCGGAGAGGAAGCCGGATTCCGATGCGAGGAAATTTTCATCAACTCCCAGAACTTCACAAAGACGGCGAATATCTGGGGTATCCACAATAACGAATCAGGAACGAATACCAACCGTATCGTCCTTTTCCGAAAATAATCATCTCCCGACGATTTGAAAAATCAGAATCCAACAAACGACCTGTTCCTCCGCGCGTGCAAACGGGAGGCTGTTGAACGAACGCCGGTCTGGTTTATGCGGCAGGCGGGGAGATATTTGCCCGAATACCGGGCTGTGAGAGAAAAGGTCGATTTTCTGACATTGTGCAAAACTCCCGACCTTGCCGCTGAAGTCACGATCCAGCCTGTCGACATCATCGGCGTCGATGCCGCGATCATCTTTTCGGACATCCTTGTCGTTCCCGAAGCAATGGGAATGGAACTGGTGGTCGAAGAAGGCAGAGGGGGGCCGCGATTCCCTTCGCCGCTCCGCTCGCGCGCCGAGATCGAAAAGCTCCCCGTCCCCGACCCGAATTCAAAATTGAAATTCGTGACGGATGCGATCCGGACAACGCAAAAAAACCTCCACGGCAAAGTACCGTTGATCGGATTTTCCGGATCGCCGTGGACACTCGCGGCCTACATGGTCGAAGGACGCGGCTCGAAGAATTTTCGCTATCCCAAAGAATTGATTTATTCATCCCCGCGGGACGCTCATCTTCTTCTCGACAAGCTGGCGCGCGCTGTTGCGGCGTACCTTTCCGCACAGATTGAAGCCGGCGCCCAAGCCGTGCAAATTTTCGACACGTGGGGAGGTATTTTAGGGCAGGAAGAGTTCGAAGAATTTTCCCTGCGGTACATCAAACAGGTGCTGTCGCTGCTGAGAACCAACGGCGCTCCCACGATCGTTTTTTGCAAGGATTGCGGACATTCGCTGGAGAAGATCGCGGATACGGGTACTTCCGCTGTTGGACTCGATTGGGCGACCGACATCGGCAAGGCGCGCGATATGGTGGGAAGCTATGCGGCGCTGCAGGGGAACCTCGATCCAGCGATGTTGTATTCGACCCCCGAGCGGATCGAAAAAGGAGTTCAGACAATTCTTAAGAAATTCGGGAAGGGCAGCGGACATATTTTCAACCTTGGCCACGGGGTCATGCCCGATACCCCCGTTGAAAATGTGCATGCTTTCGTGAACGCTGTAAAGAAATTTAGCGTTCAATATCATTAGAAGAGGGTCCAGGAAGAGCATGAAACAATTTGATTCCATCGATGTCGAGCTGTTGAGAAAATACGACCGGCCGGGGCCGCGCTACACCAGTTATCCGACCGCGCCGGTGTTCACCTCTGCTTTCGGGCCAAAAGAATACCGCGATGAAGTCATCAGGACGAATGGGCGGGGCGATTCATCCGACCTATCGCTGTACTTCCATTTCCCCTTCTGCGATACGCTCTGCTATTTCTGCGGATGCACAATGCTGGTCACGCACAGCCGCGACCGGATTCGGGAGTATAACACTTTTCTCAAAAAAGAAATCGAGATGGTCGCTCCTCTCGTTTCGAAAAAGCGGAAGGTTTCGCAGCTGCACTGGGGAGGCGGAACGCCCTCGTACCTCGATCCTGATGAAATTCTGGATATCGGCACTTTCATTCGGGAACGGTTCTCTTTCGGCGATGACATCGAGGCGGGCGTCGAAATCGACCCGCGCGGCCTTACCTTCGACCATATGAAGGCGCTGCGCGACAGCGGATTCAACCGCGTGAGCATGGGCGTTCAGGATTTCAACCCGAAAGTCCAGGAAGCCGTGAACCGGCTCCAGCCTGAATCGATCACGCGAGACGCGGTGAACTGGAGCCGCAAGCTCGGCTTCAAGAGCGTCAACCTCGATCTCATCTACGGCCTTCCCCATCAGACGCTCGCCTCGTTCACGAAGACCGTCGAGACGATCATCGACATTTCGCCGGACAGGATCGCGGTGTTTAATTACGCGCACGTCCCCTGGCTGAAGCCGCATCAAAAGCTCATCCACCAGGAACAACTACCGTCGCCGGAGTTGAAGCTGCAGATTTTCAAGATGACGATCGAAAAGCTGATCGACGCGGGATACTGGAACATCGGCATGGACCACTTTTCGAAGCGGACGGATGAGATGGCGGTCGCGCAAAAGAACAAGACGCTCTACCGCAACTTCCAGGGCTATTCGACGAAGGCAGGATGCGACCTTTACGGATTCGGGATGTCGGCGATCGGACATTTCAAGGAAACGTACCAGCAGAACAAGAAGACCCTTCCTGAATACTACAAGTCGCTGAACGCACATTCGCTGCCGACCAACCTCGGGTATAGAATGACCGCGGACGACCAGATCCGCAAAACGGTCATTATCCGCCTGATGTGCGACATGGAATTGGAGAAAGCGCCGGTCGAGAAAGAATTCGGGATCACCTTTGACGAGTATTTCAGCGATGCACTTCGAAAGCTCGAAGCGTTCGTGCCGGACGGTCTGGTCACGCTCACCAAAGAAAAGATCATTGTCAACGGGCTCGGCAGACTCATTATCAGAAATATTGCCATGAGCTTCGACGCCTATCTCGAAAAGATGATGAAAGAAAAACCGATCTTCTCGCGCACCGTATAGTAACGTCATCAATGGAAAACAAGAAGAGAGCAATAATCCTTTTCCAGCTCGGCGGCCCCGATTCGCTCGACGCCGTCGAACCATTCCTCTATAATCTGTTTTGCGATCCCGACATCATCGACCTCCCCGGAGCTTTTCTTTTTCGGAAGACTTTGGCGAGAATAATTTCATCCCGGCGTGCACCAAAGGTCCGCGAATTGTACAAGAACATCGGCGGCGCTTCGCCGATTCTCCCCCAGACCATGGAGCAAGCCAAGAGCCTGCAAAGGTCGCTCGAAGAAAAAAGGATCTTTGCGGACGTCCACGTCGCTATGCGGTACTGGCATCCGATGACGGAAGAAGTCGTTGAAGGGATCAGGAAGGACAACGTCGACGAAGTCATCCTGCTTCCTTTATACCCTCAATATTCGAAGGTGACGACTGGGTCGAGCGCAAGAGCATGGAGCGCTGCGGTGCAAAAACTGAATGTGAACCATTTTTCGACGAAACTCATCGAAAGCTATTATGAGCATCCGCTGTACATCTCTGCGCTTGTTGAGAATATCAATCGATCACTCGATCGGGTTCCGGAGGGGGAGAGAAATAGCGTCCATCTCGTTTTCAGCGCTCACGGAACGCCAGTAAAATTGGTCAAAGAGGGGGATCCATACTCGGTCCAAATCCAAAAGACCTATGAGCGGGTGCTCGAGGCCGGCAAGTTCGGATTACCGCATCATCTGTGTTTCCAAAGCAAGGTAGGCCCGCAGCGCTGGCTTGAGCCGTCGCTCACGGAGACGATCGATTCATTGGCGCGGCAAAAGGTCTCCCACATGATCGTCGTGCCCATTGCATTTGTTACGGAACATATTGAGACGCTGTCGGAAATAGGCATCGAAGCACGGGAACAGGCGCTCCATTCGGGGGTGAAGTATTTTGACGTGATGCCCGCCCTCATTGCAAACGAAAAATTCATCGCATGCCTTACGGACCTTGTT carries:
- a CDS encoding DNA methyltransferase, which translates into the protein MNNTALKKNIPIHANPPRLNVGEFWTARQRQASSLHEISYRACFKPQLPRYFIERFSSEGDAVYDPFMGRGTTVIEAALLKRNVIGNDINPLSTILVAPRLDIPEISTIERRLEEIEFSKRAKADIDISMFFHPETEAEIVSLQQYLLKKEKDGTEDSSDRWIRMVATNRLTGHSSGFFSVYTLPPNQATQPKSQIRINRLREQTPEYRNIKMIILKKTRTLLNRISERGRENIDAVGPRARFLSVDAGRSVEIADATIDLTITSPPFLDIVNYSNDNWLRCWFNGIDAKAIEGRITMSRTLDEWSAVMGGVFTELFRVTKPGGHVAFEVGEVRSKTVKLEEYVIPIGEEAGFRCEEIFINSQNFTKTANIWGIHNNESGTNTNRIVLFRK
- the hemE gene encoding uroporphyrinogen decarboxylase, translated to MKNQNPTNDLFLRACKREAVERTPVWFMRQAGRYLPEYRAVREKVDFLTLCKTPDLAAEVTIQPVDIIGVDAAIIFSDILVVPEAMGMELVVEEGRGGPRFPSPLRSRAEIEKLPVPDPNSKLKFVTDAIRTTQKNLHGKVPLIGFSGSPWTLAAYMVEGRGSKNFRYPKELIYSSPRDAHLLLDKLARAVAAYLSAQIEAGAQAVQIFDTWGGILGQEEFEEFSLRYIKQVLSLLRTNGAPTIVFCKDCGHSLEKIADTGTSAVGLDWATDIGKARDMVGSYAALQGNLDPAMLYSTPERIEKGVQTILKKFGKGSGHIFNLGHGVMPDTPVENVHAFVNAVKKFSVQYH
- the hemN gene encoding oxygen-independent coproporphyrinogen III oxidase yields the protein MKQFDSIDVELLRKYDRPGPRYTSYPTAPVFTSAFGPKEYRDEVIRTNGRGDSSDLSLYFHFPFCDTLCYFCGCTMLVTHSRDRIREYNTFLKKEIEMVAPLVSKKRKVSQLHWGGGTPSYLDPDEILDIGTFIRERFSFGDDIEAGVEIDPRGLTFDHMKALRDSGFNRVSMGVQDFNPKVQEAVNRLQPESITRDAVNWSRKLGFKSVNLDLIYGLPHQTLASFTKTVETIIDISPDRIAVFNYAHVPWLKPHQKLIHQEQLPSPELKLQIFKMTIEKLIDAGYWNIGMDHFSKRTDEMAVAQKNKTLYRNFQGYSTKAGCDLYGFGMSAIGHFKETYQQNKKTLPEYYKSLNAHSLPTNLGYRMTADDQIRKTVIIRLMCDMELEKAPVEKEFGITFDEYFSDALRKLEAFVPDGLVTLTKEKIIVNGLGRLIIRNIAMSFDAYLEKMMKEKPIFSRTV
- the hemH gene encoding ferrochelatase, coding for MENKKRAIILFQLGGPDSLDAVEPFLYNLFCDPDIIDLPGAFLFRKTLARIISSRRAPKVRELYKNIGGASPILPQTMEQAKSLQRSLEEKRIFADVHVAMRYWHPMTEEVVEGIRKDNVDEVILLPLYPQYSKVTTGSSARAWSAAVQKLNVNHFSTKLIESYYEHPLYISALVENINRSLDRVPEGERNSVHLVFSAHGTPVKLVKEGDPYSVQIQKTYERVLEAGKFGLPHHLCFQSKVGPQRWLEPSLTETIDSLARQKVSHMIVVPIAFVTEHIETLSEIGIEAREQALHSGVKYFDVMPALIANEKFIACLTDLVLQKLKD